A genomic window from Desulfovibrio legallii includes:
- the mrdA gene encoding penicillin-binding protein 2, with protein sequence MRIQVESESYQPPRAGAILLQVMVGLMFFVLVVRFWYLQVHRGEEFARQAQDNRLRIERIFAPRGRILDDKGRVLADNRTAYGLSLVREDCPDIPATLAQISQWSGIPLVQLWEKYRQDRFKVKSFEPLLLITDIDFDLVARIESEIHAWPGLEVVVRTKRSYPEKDLFAHVLGYVAEANEQEMAADSALAMGDLVGKQGLELELEKQLRGRKGLYDVEVDAHARVLGKTLREEPRGGREIRLSLDRDLQQAAWDALGGEAGCVVVLEPDTGKLRALVTSPAYDNNLFAAGISQRDWDALRTNNRFPLQNRVIQSVYPPGSVWKLVMATMLLEHGVNARETVFCPGQVKLGNQIFRCWKRGGHGAEDLLHALIDSCDVYFYIMGERMGIDKIEEYAKASGFGRPTGIDLPHEKSGLVPSRAWKRRRFGRPWVRGETYNIAIGQGYTLVTPVQVAVFVAGLLNGGDLLKPQLLDDASREVRGRIPAKPENLKFVVEAMRRAAGGGTAKVVGRKDADMGGKTGTAQVVKLKMAAGDRRLKSSEMEYAQRDHAWIATWGIKDGKSYVVIVMVEHGGGGSSVAGPVARKVYDFLFGPDSGVAPPPPPAQPGARRTD encoded by the coding sequence CTGCGCATTCAGGTAGAAAGCGAAAGCTACCAGCCGCCGCGCGCCGGGGCCATCCTGCTGCAGGTCATGGTGGGGCTTATGTTTTTTGTGCTGGTGGTGCGCTTTTGGTATCTGCAGGTGCACCGGGGCGAAGAATTCGCCCGCCAGGCCCAGGACAACCGTCTGCGTATCGAGCGCATCTTTGCCCCGCGTGGCCGCATTCTGGACGACAAGGGCCGCGTGCTGGCCGACAACCGCACGGCCTACGGCCTTTCTCTGGTGCGGGAGGACTGCCCGGATATCCCGGCCACCCTGGCGCAGATCAGCCAGTGGTCCGGTATTCCCCTTGTCCAGCTTTGGGAAAAGTATCGGCAGGACCGCTTTAAGGTGAAGTCTTTTGAGCCGCTCCTGCTTATTACGGACATCGACTTCGACCTGGTGGCGCGCATAGAATCGGAAATCCACGCCTGGCCAGGCCTGGAAGTGGTGGTGCGGACCAAACGCAGCTACCCGGAAAAAGATCTCTTTGCCCATGTGCTGGGCTATGTAGCCGAGGCCAACGAGCAGGAAATGGCCGCAGACAGCGCCTTGGCCATGGGCGACCTGGTGGGCAAGCAGGGCCTGGAGCTGGAGCTGGAAAAACAACTGCGCGGGCGCAAAGGCCTTTACGACGTGGAGGTGGACGCCCACGCCAGGGTGCTGGGCAAAACCCTGCGCGAGGAACCGCGCGGCGGACGTGAAATCCGTCTTTCTCTTGACCGGGACCTGCAGCAGGCAGCCTGGGACGCCCTGGGCGGCGAGGCGGGCTGCGTGGTGGTGCTGGAGCCGGACACGGGCAAACTGCGCGCCCTGGTCACGTCGCCAGCCTACGACAATAACCTTTTTGCCGCGGGCATTTCGCAACGCGACTGGGACGCCCTGCGCACCAACAACCGTTTTCCCCTCCAGAACCGGGTGATCCAAAGCGTCTACCCCCCGGGCTCGGTCTGGAAGCTGGTCATGGCCACCATGCTCCTGGAGCATGGCGTCAATGCGCGCGAAACCGTGTTTTGCCCCGGTCAGGTCAAGCTGGGCAACCAGATTTTTCGCTGCTGGAAGCGGGGCGGGCACGGCGCCGAAGACTTGCTGCACGCCCTCATTGATTCCTGTGACGTCTACTTTTACATTATGGGCGAGCGCATGGGCATTGACAAAATTGAGGAATACGCCAAAGCCAGCGGCTTCGGGCGGCCCACGGGCATTGACCTGCCGCACGAAAAATCCGGCCTGGTGCCTTCCAGGGCCTGGAAGCGGCGGCGCTTTGGCCGCCCTTGGGTGCGCGGCGAAACCTACAATATCGCCATTGGTCAGGGCTATACCCTGGTCACGCCCGTGCAGGTGGCCGTGTTTGTGGCAGGGCTGCTCAACGGCGGCGATCTGCTTAAGCCCCAGCTGCTGGATGACGCCTCTCGCGAAGTGCGCGGGCGTATTCCGGCCAAGCCGGAGAACCTCAAATTTGTGGTGGAGGCCATGCGCCGCGCCGCCGGCGGCGGCACAGCCAAAGTTGTGGGCCGCAAGGATGCGGACATGGGCGGCAAGACCGGCACGGCCCAGGTGGTCAAACTCAAAATGGCCGCCGGCGACCGCCGCCTGAAAAGCTCTGAAATGGAGTACGCCCAGCGTGACCACGCCTGGATAGCCACCTGGGGCATCAAGGACGGCAAGTCCTATGTGGTCATCGTCATGGTGGAGCACGGCGGCGGCGGTTCCAGCGTGGCCGGCCCCGTAGCCCGTAAGGTCTATGATTTTCTGTTCGGGCCCGACTCCGGCGTGGCCCCGCCTCCGCCCCCCGCGCAGCCCGGCGCGCGGCGGACGGACTAA
- the modA gene encoding molybdate ABC transporter substrate-binding protein, with translation MKKLVLALACTALFALPAQAAEMTVSAAASLTNAFTELKTLFEKSHVGLTVHVNFAASNPLLKQIQEGAPVDVFASADQATMDKAVASKVVNPATRKNFAQNNLVLIVPTGAQKPAKLDELKTYKRVAVGNPDSVPVGRYTKAALTTAKLWDALQPQLILGNSVRQVLDYVARGEVDAGFVYGTDAKQLASKVDVAMVVGGHDPVSYPIAVATTGKNAKMGQEFLNFVLSPAGQQVLAKYGFAKP, from the coding sequence ATGAAAAAACTTGTCCTTGCCCTGGCCTGCACGGCGCTGTTCGCCCTGCCGGCCCAGGCGGCCGAAATGACCGTCTCCGCCGCAGCCAGCCTGACGAACGCCTTCACCGAGCTGAAGACCCTGTTTGAAAAATCGCATGTCGGCCTGACCGTGCACGTAAATTTTGCCGCCTCCAACCCGCTGCTCAAGCAGATTCAGGAAGGCGCGCCCGTGGACGTGTTCGCCTCGGCCGACCAGGCCACCATGGACAAGGCCGTGGCCTCCAAGGTGGTGAACCCCGCCACCCGCAAAAACTTCGCGCAGAACAACCTGGTGCTCATCGTGCCCACCGGGGCCCAAAAGCCCGCCAAGCTGGACGAACTCAAGACCTACAAACGTGTAGCCGTCGGCAACCCTGATTCCGTGCCCGTGGGCCGCTATACCAAGGCCGCGCTGACCACAGCAAAACTGTGGGACGCTCTGCAACCCCAGCTTATTCTGGGCAACAGCGTGCGGCAGGTGCTGGACTATGTAGCCCGCGGCGAAGTGGACGCCGGCTTTGTGTACGGCACCGACGCCAAGCAGCTGGCCTCCAAGGTGGACGTGGCCATGGTGGTGGGCGGTCATGATCCCGTTTCCTACCCCATTGCCGTGGCCACCACGGGCAAAAATGCCAAAATGGGGCAGGAATTCCTCAACTTTGTGCTTTCGCCCGCAGGGCAGCAGGTGCTGGCCAAATACGGTTTTGCCAAGCCGTAG
- a CDS encoding TOBE domain-containing protein yields the protein MEKSKNREEMAALLRTLSSADRAWLRQRLLRRDSTALLQDTGRISPRELLAVESWLWERASAARGPREKRPRLRMWLIFMLLRYAALRLVEIFVLKPTHLDMREGVIHVPGVNGTPGREVPLPLTVSRRLRRVLEDPAMFPESHEILRCDASYVRRCLQQCGAACGLSKGLLSARALRHTRALELGRQGLPLPVVDIFLGRRAAPGQSGLVRCDLQEARRLLREQLQRERPMKTSARNVFQGRITSLRSSGLLVEVVLRTAGGLRVAALITDESRKTLALAEGKLVNASVKAPWVLVQAGELPKNASTPAENCFAGMVERVREDDMVAEILVALPEGSLVCALRNRSAENPVSLTAGQKVTVFFKAFSVILNLD from the coding sequence ATGGAAAAGAGCAAGAACCGTGAGGAAATGGCCGCCCTCCTGCGAACCCTTTCGTCTGCGGACCGGGCTTGGCTGCGGCAGCGGCTGCTGCGGCGCGATTCCACGGCTTTGCTGCAGGACACAGGCCGCATCAGCCCACGGGAGCTGCTGGCCGTGGAATCCTGGCTCTGGGAGCGCGCCAGCGCTGCCCGCGGCCCGCGTGAAAAACGCCCCCGCCTGCGCATGTGGCTTATTTTTATGCTGCTGCGCTACGCGGCCCTGCGTCTGGTGGAGATTTTTGTGCTCAAGCCCACGCATCTGGACATGCGGGAGGGCGTTATCCATGTGCCTGGCGTGAACGGTACGCCCGGTCGCGAGGTGCCCTTGCCCCTTACGGTGAGCCGGCGGCTGCGCCGCGTGTTGGAAGATCCGGCCATGTTTCCGGAATCGCACGAGATCCTGCGCTGTGACGCCAGCTATGTACGCCGCTGTCTGCAGCAGTGCGGGGCAGCCTGTGGGTTGTCCAAGGGGCTGTTGAGCGCCCGCGCCCTGCGCCACACCCGCGCCCTGGAGCTGGGGCGTCAGGGGCTGCCTTTGCCCGTGGTGGATATTTTTTTGGGCCGACGGGCCGCGCCCGGCCAGAGCGGCCTTGTGCGCTGCGACCTGCAGGAGGCCCGGCGGCTTTTGCGTGAACAACTGCAAAGGGAGCGACCCATGAAAACCAGTGCCCGAAACGTCTTTCAGGGGCGCATTACCTCTTTGCGCAGCAGCGGTCTGTTGGTGGAGGTAGTGTTGCGCACCGCCGGCGGCCTGCGTGTGGCCGCCCTGATTACGGACGAGAGCCGCAAGACCCTGGCCCTGGCCGAAGGCAAGCTGGTCAACGCCAGCGTCAAGGCCCCCTGGGTGCTGGTGCAGGCGGGAGAATTGCCCAAGAACGCCTCTACCCCGGCGGAAAATTGTTTTGCGGGCATGGTGGAGCGGGTACGCGAGGATGACATGGTGGCTGAAATCCTGGTGGCCCTGCCCGAAGGCAGCCTGGTCTGCGCTCTGCGCAACCGCAGTGCGGAGAACCCTGTGTCCCTGACGGCAGGGCAGAAGGTGACGGTGTTTTTCAAGGCTTTTTCTGTTATTCTTAATTTGGATTGA
- a CDS encoding ATP-binding cassette domain-containing protein: MISLRLVKKFKTARTPFSLNVDYSIEDGDKSAVLFGPSGSGKTLTMQCLAGLMRPDAGHIRIGDCTLFDAASNICIPAQQRRIGYMFQDYALFPHLTLLQNVAFPRTGCWPWLVRNGEKEKAYAMLERFGIGRLAGHLPSQISGGQRQRAALARALNADPRLLLLDEPFSALDPLLRERLRDELLELMADLTIPAIIITHDPGDVDAFAGSLILYDHGQARMVPDYAELRPQFAHAGPCLRHLEATYWRTAA; the protein is encoded by the coding sequence ATGATCTCGCTGCGACTGGTCAAAAAATTCAAAACCGCACGCACGCCCTTCAGCCTGAACGTGGACTACAGTATCGAGGACGGCGATAAAAGCGCCGTGCTTTTCGGCCCCTCCGGATCGGGCAAAACCCTGACCATGCAATGCCTGGCCGGGCTTATGCGGCCCGACGCCGGGCACATCCGCATTGGCGACTGCACCCTTTTTGACGCCGCAAGCAATATCTGCATCCCCGCGCAGCAGCGCCGCATCGGCTACATGTTTCAGGACTACGCCCTTTTCCCGCACCTGACGTTGCTGCAGAACGTGGCCTTTCCCCGTACGGGCTGCTGGCCCTGGCTGGTGCGCAACGGCGAAAAAGAAAAGGCCTACGCCATGCTGGAACGCTTTGGCATCGGACGTCTGGCCGGGCATCTGCCCTCGCAGATCTCCGGCGGCCAGCGCCAGCGCGCGGCCCTGGCCCGCGCCCTCAACGCCGACCCGCGCCTGCTGCTGCTGGATGAACCTTTCTCCGCCCTGGACCCTTTGCTGCGCGAGCGCCTGCGCGACGAACTGCTGGAACTCATGGCCGACCTGACCATCCCGGCCATTATCATCACCCACGACCCCGGCGATGTGGACGCCTTTGCCGGCAGCCTCATCCTCTACGACCACGGCCAGGCCCGCATGGTGCCCGATTACGCCGAGCTACGGCCGCAGTTTGCCCACGCCGGGCCATGTCTGCGGCACCTGGAGGCCACATACTGGCGCACGGCCGCCTGA
- the nifJ gene encoding pyruvate:ferredoxin (flavodoxin) oxidoreductase, whose product MAHMKTMDGNNATAHIAYALSETAAIYPITPSSVMGEVMDEMAAKGQKNLLGQTVIVREMQSEAGAAGVVHGMLSGGALTSTYTASQGLLLMIPNMYKIAGELLPGVFHVAARALASHALSIFGDHQDVMAARQTGFCFLCSASVQEAMDLALVAHLSAIDSSLPFCHFFDGFRTSHEVQKISVIDYEDIRPLVNWDKVEEFRATAMNPEHPHVRGTAQNPDIYFQNREAANLFYEAVPSIVIENMKKVESITGRKYHLFDYVGHPEADRVIIAMGSSCEVIEETVQYLNNLGQRVGLVKVRLYRPFAPEYLLRALPATVSAVTVLDRTKESGALGDPLYQDVCTAFMEKGEAPTIVGGRYGLGSKDFTPGMAKAVFDNMLGLQPKNHFTVGINDDVTNTSLDVEEEIDTVPSGTVQCKFFGLGADGTVGANKQAVKIIGDNTDLYAQAYFAYDSKKSGGFTVSHLRFGKEPIKSSYLITKADYIACHKSAYVTQYDILEGIKEGGTFVLNSGWSLADMEQHLPASMKRVIARKKLKFYNVDAVKVAQEVGLGGRINMIMQTAFFKLAKVLDFDKAVALLKESIKKTYGSKGDKIVNMNIAAVDKGSDALEEIKYPASWADTTEGAEVCHCGDEEYIRAVVRPILAQQGDKLPVSAMDPAGFMPLGTAACEKRGVAINIPEWQVENCIQCCQCSFVCPHAAIRPVVATDEELEGAPAGFTTKPAMGKELKGMHFRIQVYPEDCLGCGSCAEVCPAKVKALVMKPLETQMDVQKANLAFAEGHVALKDGLMSRDSVKGSQLQQPLHEFSGACAGCGETPYVKVLTQLFGERMLVANATGCSSIWGASSPTTPYCTNKDGHGPAWGNSLFEDAAEYGCGIGLAYVQRRKRLGMLVDQALQTEDLTPELKTALEGWLANQDDPEASRKFGEDVLDNIDALNSALAHEIWDMSDLFTKKSVWIFGGDGWGYDIGYGGLDHVLACGDDINVLLMDTEVYSNTGGQSSKATPLGAVAQFAAAGKRTGKKDLGRMAMTYGYVYVASVSMGADKQQVLKAFREAEAYKGPSLIIAYAPCINQGLRKGMGRSQEEAKMAVQTGYWPLYRYNPELAKEKKNPFLLDSKAPSADIQEFLGGETRYASLEKKDPEASKKLRAELAEAYAERYAMLKQMAEMPYPDPSEAK is encoded by the coding sequence ATGGCTCACATGAAAACCATGGACGGCAATAACGCCACCGCGCACATTGCCTACGCCCTGTCGGAAACGGCAGCCATTTATCCCATCACCCCCTCGTCCGTCATGGGCGAGGTCATGGACGAAATGGCCGCCAAGGGACAGAAAAACCTGCTGGGACAGACGGTCATCGTACGCGAAATGCAGTCCGAGGCCGGCGCGGCCGGCGTGGTGCACGGCATGCTTTCGGGTGGCGCGCTCACGTCCACCTATACGGCCTCTCAGGGCCTGCTGCTGATGATACCCAACATGTACAAAATTGCGGGCGAGCTTTTGCCCGGCGTCTTCCATGTGGCGGCGCGCGCCCTGGCCTCGCACGCCCTGTCCATCTTTGGCGACCACCAGGACGTCATGGCCGCCCGGCAGACGGGCTTCTGCTTTTTGTGCTCCGCTTCGGTGCAGGAAGCCATGGACCTCGCCCTGGTGGCCCACCTTTCGGCCATTGACTCCAGCCTGCCCTTCTGCCATTTCTTCGACGGCTTCCGCACCTCGCACGAAGTGCAGAAAATCAGCGTCATCGACTACGAAGACATCCGTCCCCTGGTGAACTGGGATAAGGTGGAGGAATTCCGCGCCACCGCCATGAACCCCGAACACCCCCATGTACGCGGCACCGCCCAGAACCCGGACATCTACTTCCAGAACCGCGAGGCCGCCAACCTCTTCTACGAAGCCGTGCCCTCCATTGTCATTGAGAACATGAAGAAGGTGGAATCCATCACCGGGCGCAAGTACCACCTCTTCGACTATGTGGGCCACCCCGAAGCCGACCGCGTCATCATCGCCATGGGCTCCTCCTGTGAGGTCATCGAAGAAACGGTGCAGTACCTCAACAATCTGGGCCAGCGCGTGGGCCTTGTCAAAGTGCGCCTGTACCGCCCCTTTGCCCCCGAATATCTGCTGCGCGCCCTGCCGGCCACGGTTTCGGCCGTCACCGTGCTGGACCGCACCAAGGAAAGCGGCGCGCTGGGCGACCCCCTGTACCAGGACGTCTGCACCGCATTTATGGAAAAGGGCGAAGCGCCTACCATCGTGGGCGGCCGCTACGGTCTGGGCTCCAAGGACTTCACCCCCGGCATGGCCAAGGCTGTGTTTGACAACATGCTGGGCCTGCAGCCCAAAAACCACTTTACCGTGGGCATCAACGACGATGTGACCAATACCTCCCTGGATGTGGAAGAAGAAATCGACACCGTGCCCTCCGGCACCGTGCAGTGCAAGTTCTTCGGCCTCGGCGCGGACGGCACCGTGGGCGCCAACAAGCAGGCTGTGAAGATCATCGGCGACAACACCGACCTCTACGCCCAGGCCTACTTTGCCTACGACTCCAAAAAGTCCGGCGGCTTCACCGTTTCGCATCTGCGCTTCGGCAAAGAGCCCATCAAGTCCTCCTACCTTATTACCAAGGCCGACTACATCGCCTGCCACAAGTCCGCCTATGTGACCCAGTACGACATTCTTGAAGGCATCAAGGAAGGCGGCACCTTTGTGCTCAACTCCGGCTGGTCCCTGGCTGACATGGAACAGCACCTGCCCGCCTCCATGAAGCGCGTCATCGCCCGCAAAAAGCTCAAGTTCTACAATGTGGACGCCGTAAAGGTGGCCCAGGAAGTGGGCCTCGGCGGACGCATCAATATGATCATGCAGACGGCCTTCTTCAAGCTCGCCAAGGTGCTGGACTTTGACAAGGCCGTGGCCCTGCTCAAGGAATCCATCAAAAAAACCTACGGCAGCAAGGGCGACAAGATCGTCAACATGAACATCGCCGCCGTGGACAAGGGCTCGGACGCCCTGGAAGAGATCAAATACCCCGCCTCCTGGGCCGACACCACCGAAGGCGCTGAAGTCTGTCACTGCGGCGATGAGGAATACATCCGCGCCGTGGTGCGTCCCATTCTGGCCCAGCAGGGCGACAAACTGCCCGTTTCGGCCATGGACCCCGCCGGCTTCATGCCCCTGGGCACCGCCGCCTGCGAAAAGCGCGGCGTGGCCATCAACATTCCCGAATGGCAGGTGGAAAACTGCATCCAGTGCTGCCAGTGCTCCTTTGTGTGCCCCCACGCCGCCATCCGGCCCGTGGTCGCCACGGACGAAGAGCTTGAAGGCGCGCCCGCAGGCTTCACCACCAAGCCCGCCATGGGCAAAGAACTCAAGGGCATGCACTTCCGCATTCAGGTCTACCCCGAAGACTGCCTGGGCTGCGGTTCCTGCGCCGAAGTCTGCCCCGCCAAGGTTAAGGCCCTGGTCATGAAGCCCCTGGAAACCCAGATGGACGTCCAGAAGGCCAACCTGGCCTTCGCCGAAGGCCACGTGGCCCTCAAGGACGGCCTCATGTCTCGCGACAGCGTGAAGGGTTCGCAGCTGCAGCAGCCCTTGCACGAATTCTCCGGCGCCTGCGCCGGCTGCGGCGAAACCCCCTACGTCAAGGTGCTCACCCAGCTCTTTGGCGAGCGCATGCTGGTGGCCAACGCCACGGGCTGCTCCTCCATCTGGGGCGCCTCTTCCCCCACCACGCCGTACTGCACCAACAAGGACGGCCACGGCCCGGCCTGGGGCAACTCCCTGTTTGAAGACGCCGCCGAATACGGCTGCGGCATCGGCTTGGCCTACGTGCAGCGCCGCAAGCGCCTGGGCATGCTGGTGGACCAGGCCCTGCAGACGGAAGACCTCACCCCCGAACTCAAAACCGCTCTGGAAGGCTGGCTAGCCAACCAGGACGACCCCGAAGCCTCCCGCAAGTTCGGTGAGGACGTGCTCGACAACATCGACGCCCTGAACAGCGCCCTGGCCCATGAGATCTGGGACATGAGCGACCTCTTCACCAAGAAGAGCGTCTGGATCTTCGGCGGCGACGGCTGGGGCTACGACATCGGTTACGGCGGCCTGGACCACGTTCTGGCCTGCGGCGACGACATCAACGTGCTGCTTATGGACACCGAAGTATACTCCAACACGGGCGGCCAGTCCTCCAAGGCCACGCCGCTGGGCGCCGTGGCGCAGTTTGCCGCCGCGGGCAAGCGCACCGGCAAAAAAGACCTGGGCCGCATGGCCATGACCTACGGCTATGTGTATGTGGCTTCCGTGTCCATGGGCGCGGACAAGCAGCAGGTTCTCAAGGCCTTCCGCGAAGCCGAAGCCTACAAAGGCCCCTCGCTGATCATCGCCTACGCTCCCTGCATCAACCAGGGCCTGCGCAAGGGCATGGGCCGCAGCCAGGAAGAAGCCAAGATGGCCGTGCAGACCGGCTACTGGCCCCTGTACCGCTACAACCCTGAGCTGGCCAAGGAAAAGAAGAACCCCTTCCTGCTGGATAGCAAGGCCCCCAGCGCGGACATTCAGGAATTCCTGGGCGGTGAAACCCGCTACGCCTCGCTGGAGAAGAAAGACCCCGAAGCCTCCAAAAAGCTGCGCGCCGAACTGGCCGAAGCCTATGCGGAGCGCTACGCCATGCTCAAGCAGATGGCTGAAATGCCCTACCCCGACCCCTCTGAGGCCAAGTAG
- the mreC gene encoding rod shape-determining protein MreC has product MLILFLGMYSWNQRTHTLDGLAAQVGLELAGAVLKPIRTVQDSVEGVWTRYFDLVGVREENQRLRQEVQDLQARLLANGEDLAELHRLRALVQLPVDQSWRPLGARVLAGRMGPNAVLDSITISRGYSTGGRPGTPLVTNLGLVGRVLRASAHSAIVLLLTDPSSRIAVFSQESRAPGILTGMGTGQKLEVNFVHRDAKVRSGEILITSGLDGKYPKGIPVARVLSVAPSDYTQFMAIKAEPLVDLQHLEEVLLLEPTGMAPPPDPGAPPKEFIGPPAPGSLAP; this is encoded by the coding sequence TTGCTCATTCTGTTTCTGGGCATGTATTCCTGGAACCAGCGCACGCATACTCTGGATGGTCTGGCCGCCCAGGTGGGGCTGGAGCTCGCAGGGGCCGTGCTCAAACCCATCCGGACCGTGCAGGATTCGGTGGAGGGCGTCTGGACCCGCTATTTCGATCTGGTGGGCGTGCGGGAAGAAAATCAGCGTCTGCGCCAGGAAGTGCAGGATCTTCAGGCCAGACTGCTGGCCAACGGCGAGGACCTGGCCGAACTGCACCGTCTGCGCGCCCTGGTGCAGCTGCCCGTGGACCAGAGCTGGCGTCCCTTGGGGGCGCGCGTGCTGGCCGGGCGCATGGGCCCCAACGCCGTGCTGGACAGCATAACCATCAGCCGGGGCTACAGCACGGGCGGCAGACCGGGCACGCCCCTGGTCACCAATCTGGGCCTGGTGGGACGGGTGCTGCGGGCCAGTGCCCACAGCGCCATTGTCCTGCTGCTGACGGACCCTTCCAGCCGCATTGCCGTGTTCTCACAGGAAAGCCGCGCGCCGGGCATTCTTACGGGCATGGGCACGGGCCAGAAGCTGGAGGTCAATTTTGTGCACCGCGACGCCAAGGTGCGCTCCGGCGAAATACTCATTACTTCCGGTCTGGACGGCAAATATCCCAAGGGCATTCCCGTGGCCCGGGTGCTCAGCGTGGCCCCTTCCGACTACACCCAGTTCATGGCCATCAAGGCTGAACCCCTGGTAGACCTGCAGCATCTGGAAGAAGTGCTTTTGCTGGAGCCTACGGGCATGGCCCCACCGCCAGACCCCGGCGCGCCGCCCAAGGAATTTATCGGCCCGCCGGCCCCCGGAAGCCTCGCCCCATGA
- the modB gene encoding molybdate ABC transporter permease subunit produces MDFSAVSIGSPLELSLRVAGMATAISFVAATLTAWLLARKKGPLPALLDALCTLPMVLPPTVLGYYLILLVGRRGLLGQWLADMGINLVFSWQGAVVAATVVVFPLIYKSARASLEQVDRHLEDAARTLGASEWRIFIGVSLPLAWKGIFAGIMLAFARGMGEFGATLMIAGNIPGKTQTLALAIYDAFQAGNDAQAAWLVVITSAVCISLLMAAELLLKLKRR; encoded by the coding sequence ATGGATTTTTCCGCCGTTTCCATCGGGAGTCCGCTGGAGCTCTCTCTGCGCGTGGCCGGCATGGCCACGGCCATCTCCTTTGTGGCGGCCACCCTTACGGCCTGGCTGCTGGCACGCAAAAAGGGCCCCCTGCCCGCCTTGCTGGACGCCCTCTGTACCTTGCCCATGGTGCTGCCCCCCACGGTGCTCGGCTACTACCTCATTTTGCTGGTGGGCCGCCGCGGTCTGCTGGGCCAATGGCTGGCCGATATGGGCATCAACCTGGTTTTTTCCTGGCAGGGCGCCGTAGTGGCCGCCACGGTGGTGGTTTTCCCGCTTATTTACAAATCGGCCCGCGCCTCGCTGGAGCAGGTGGACCGCCATCTGGAGGACGCAGCCCGCACCTTGGGCGCGTCGGAGTGGCGCATCTTCATCGGCGTATCCCTGCCCTTGGCCTGGAAGGGCATCTTTGCCGGCATCATGCTGGCCTTTGCCCGGGGCATGGGCGAATTCGGCGCAACCCTCATGATTGCGGGCAACATTCCCGGCAAAACGCAAACCCTGGCCCTGGCCATTTATGACGCCTTTCAGGCCGGCAACGACGCCCAGGCCGCATGGCTTGTGGTAATCACCTCTGCGGTCTGCATCAGCCTGCTTATGGCGGCGGAACTGCTGTTGAAACTCAAAAGGCGGTAA
- a CDS encoding rod shape-determining protein — MSKLLDFALGMFSNDLAIDLGTANTCVYVKGHGIVLREPSVVAVKKDSRGNNVVLAVGHDAKRMLGRTPGNIWAIRPMKDGVIADFEITEAMLRHFIAKVHNSRRLVRPRIMICVPTGITQVEKRAVKESAQSAGAREVYLIEEPMAAAIGADLPIQEPTSNMVVDIGGGTTEVAVISLSGIVYSRSVRVGGDKMDEAIMTHVKRKYNMLIGESSAEEIKIKIASAYPLDPEQQIEVKGRDLVTGIPQNIIITSEEVRKAISEQVDSIVQAVRIALEQTPPELAADIVDRGIVLTGGGALLKGLDQLLREETSLPITVVDDPLSTVVVGTGRTLDNLHILKEVCID, encoded by the coding sequence ATGTCCAAACTTCTGGATTTTGCACTGGGAATGTTTTCCAATGACCTGGCCATTGACCTGGGCACAGCCAATACCTGTGTTTACGTCAAGGGGCACGGCATTGTTCTGCGCGAACCTTCAGTGGTGGCGGTCAAAAAAGACTCCCGCGGCAACAACGTGGTTCTGGCCGTGGGGCACGACGCCAAGCGCATGCTGGGCAGAACGCCCGGCAATATCTGGGCCATCCGCCCCATGAAGGACGGCGTTATCGCCGATTTTGAAATTACCGAAGCCATGTTGCGTCACTTCATCGCCAAGGTGCACAATTCGCGGCGGCTGGTGCGCCCGCGCATCATGATCTGCGTGCCCACGGGCATCACCCAGGTGGAAAAGCGCGCGGTGAAGGAATCGGCCCAGTCCGCCGGCGCGCGCGAGGTCTACCTTATTGAAGAGCCCATGGCCGCAGCCATCGGCGCGGACCTGCCCATTCAGGAGCCCACCTCCAACATGGTGGTGGATATCGGCGGCGGTACTACGGAGGTGGCGGTCATTTCCCTTTCGGGCATTGTGTATTCGCGCTCGGTGCGCGTGGGCGGCGACAAAATGGACGAAGCCATCATGACCCACGTCAAGCGCAAGTACAACATGCTCATCGGCGAATCTTCGGCCGAAGAGATCAAGATCAAAATTGCCTCGGCCTATCCCCTGGATCCGGAGCAGCAGATCGAGGTCAAAGGCCGCGACCTGGTAACGGGCATCCCACAGAATATCATCATCACCTCCGAAGAAGTGCGCAAGGCCATTTCCGAGCAGGTGGACAGCATTGTGCAGGCCGTGCGCATCGCCCTGGAACAGACCCCGCCCGAACTGGCGGCGGATATTGTGGACCGGGGCATTGTACTCACAGGCGGCGGCGCGCTGCTCAAGGGGCTGGACCAGCTGTTGCGGGAGGAAACCTCCCTGCCCATCACGGTGGTGGACGACCCGCTTTCCACCGTAGTGGTGGGCACGGGCCGGACGCTGGACAATCTGCACATCCTCAAGGAGGTGTGCATCGACTAG